ACCAGCAGCGCGCGCTGCAGATGGAAATCATCCGCCAGCAGAACGAGGACCTGGACCGGCTGGCCCAGGAGCTGGCCATCGCCAAGCGCAACGAGGAGGAGCGCGCCCGCGAGGCCGAGGCCGCCGCCCGCCTCAAGAGCGAGTTCCTGGCCAACTTCAGCCATGAAATCCGCACGCCGCTCAACGGCATCATCGGCTACTGCGACCTCCTGATGCGCGAGGAGGGCAACCGCCTGACGGCCCATGGCCGCCGGGACCTCAACGTCGTCAAGACGAACGCCAAGACACTGCTGGCGCTCATCAACGACATCCTGGACCTGTCCAAGATCGAGGCCGGCCGCGTGGAGGTCGTGACCGAGCCGGTGGACCTGCAGGAGCTGGCCGACGAGTGCATGGCCACGGTGAAGGAGTACCTCAAGGGCAAGGACGTGGCCCTCACCACGCACATCGACCCGTCGACGCGGCTGCTCCAGTCGGACGCGCTGAAGCTGCGGCAGATCATGCTGAACCTGCTCAGCAACGCCGCCAAGTTCACCGACACGGGCGAGGTGGCGCTGAGCGTCGTGCCCTCGGGCAACGACGTGGTGCTGACGGTGGAGGACACCGGCGTCGGCATCCCCTCCGACCAGCTGCCCTTCATCTTCGAGAAGTTCCGCCAGGTGGACGGCTCCACCACGCGCAAGGTGGGCGGCACCGGCCTGGGCCTGGCCATCGTCCGCGAGCTGTCGCGCGTGCTGGGCGGCACCGTGTCCGTCACCTCCACGCTGGGCCGAGGCTCCACCTTCACGGTGCGGCTGCCGCAGGCCGTGGAGAACCCGCTCGCCGCCCCCAGCACCGGCGCGCACCTGGAGCGCGGCATCCCGGTCCACGAGGTGGCGCAGCACGTGGGCACCATGGCCCCTCCGGGCAGCACGGTGCTGGTGGTGGACGACGACCCGCTCATGCAGCAGCTCGTCGCCGGGCAGCTGGAGCCCGCGGGCTTCAAGGTGGTGGCGGCCGAGGACGGCATCGCCGCCCTCAAGCGCGCCCGCGAGCTCAAGCCCCAGGCCATCCTCCTGGACATCCACCTGCCCAAGCTGGACGGCTGGTCCGTGCTCAGCCAGCTCAAGGGCGAGCCCTCGCTGTCCGGCATCCCCGTCATCCTCATCTCCGTGGAGGAGCAGCGTGCGCGCGGCTTCTCGCTGGGCGCGTGCGAGTACCTCGTCAAGCCGGTGGAGCCCGAGCGGCTGGTGGAGGTGGTGCAGCGCTGCCTCGGCCAGACGGGCACGTCCGCCCAGGTGGGCGAGGTGCTGGTGGTGGACGACGACGCCTCCACCCGCGAGCTGGTCAGCCGCAACCTGCGCCGCGCCGGCTTCTCCACCGCCGAGGCCCGCAGCGGCGAGGACGCCCTGCTCAAGGCCCGCGTCTCACCGCCCGCGCTCGTCGTGCTGGACTTGATGATGCCCAACCTGGACGGCTTCGAGGTGCTGCGCCGGCTGCGCGCGGAGAAGCTCCAGGTGCCCGTGGTGGTGCTCACCGGCAAGACGCTCTCCGACGAGGAGGAGGCCCTGCTGCGCGACGGCTTCGCCGGCTTCGTGCGCAAGGGCGGCCACGCGCTGGAGGACGTCATCGCCCAGGCCAAGGGCCTGCTCTTGTCCCAGCGCGCCGCCAGCGCCAGCAAGCTGCCGCGCATCCTCTACGTGGAGGACAGCGCGCAGAACCGCGACATCGTCCGCCGCTACCTCGGCGGCCTCTTCGAGGTCATCGAGGCCGAGGACGGCGAGCACGGCCTGGAGCGCGCCACCCGCGACGCGCCGGACCTCATCCTCATGGACCTCTCCCTGCCGCGCCTGGACGGCTGGGAGGTGACACGTCGCTTCCGAGCCCTGCCCTCGGCGGCGAACGTGCCCGTCATCGCCGTCACGGCCCACGCCGGACGCGAGTACCAGGACAAGGCGCACGCGGCCGGATGCACCGCGTACCTCACCAAGCCCCTTGATCGTGATCAGTTGCTCGAGATGATTCGCAAGCATCTAGGGAGAACCCATGGCTGAAGAGAAAGCGCGCGTCCTGGTGGTGGACGACGACCCGGACCTGCTCGACCTCGTACAGCGCTCACTGAGCTCGTACGGGTTCGAGGTGCTCACGCACACCTCCGCGCTGGGCGTCTCCAACCTCGTCCGCTCCGTGGAGCCGGACTTCGTCCTCATCGACGTGAACTTCCCCGCCCTCAAGGGTGACAAGGTCGTCAACCTGGCGCGCCAGTACGCGTCCCAGAAGACCAAGTTCATCCTCTACTCCGCCTCGGACGAGTCGAAGCTGCGCTCGCTCGCGCTCGCCTCGGGCGCCGACGGCTACATCTCCAAGAGCGTCCAGGGTGAGGAGCTCGCCAAGCGGCTCCGCGCCTTCCGGCTGAAGCCCAGCCCTCCGACGCCCACTCCCGCTCCCGCCACCTGACACACCCGGGCCTCCTCCCCCTTGGCGGCCCGGTGCCTCACGCACCACCTTCCGAAGTCCCCCCCTCCGGAGGGCCCCATGAACACGGCCCCTGATTACAGTCACGCCGAAAAGCTACTTGCCGAACTCTCTTCTCCGCTCTTCAACCCCCTGCTGAAGAAGTGGGTGGGGCGCGGCGAGCTGGACTACGAGCTGTACCTCAAGACGCCCACGCTGCTGTCGCTGCAGTCGCCGGAGGCAGAGCGCATCGCGCACGACGAGCTGATGTTCCAGCTGGTGCACCAGGCGCAGGAGCTGTGGCTGAAGCTGGCCTCGCGCGAGACGGTGGAGCTGGTGGCGGAGCTGGACGGGGACGTGCTGTGGGGGGCGTCGGCCCGGCTGGAGCGGCTGACCCGGGTGCTGCGCACGCTGGGCTCGGAGCTGGCGGTGCTGGAGACGATGACGCCGGAAGTCTACCAGGTCATCCGGCGCAGCCTGGGCAACGGCAGCGGCCAGGAGTCCCCCGGCTACAACACCTTCCGGCACGCGGCGGCGGGGCTGGAGGCGGCGCTGGAGCGGCTGCTGGAGCGGCGCGAGCAGACGCTGAAGTCCGTCTACACGCCGGGCGGGCCGGAGGACCTCAAGCGCATCTGCGAGCAGCTGGTGGACGTGGACGAGTCCTTCCAGGACTGGCTGTACGCGCACTTCCAGCTGGTGCGCCGCACCATCGGCGTGGACCGGACGGTGAAGGCGCTGGACGGGCTGCCCACGCAGGTGCTCGTGGGGCGGATGACGCTGCCGCTGTTCCGCCAGCTCTGGGACGTGCGCGTGGAGCTGACGGCGGCGTGGCGGCGCGAGGGCGGCATGGCCCCCGGCACCGAGCGTTCCGGCTGCATGGTGGGAGAGCGGAGCGTCCACGAGGCCCAGGCCGCCCACGAGCGTGCCGGCTGCATGGCGGGCGAGCGGAGCGTCCACCCGGCCCAGGCCGCCGGCGGCGGCTGTCCGGTGGTGCATGCGGTCCTGCCTCCGGTGGAGCCCTGACGGCGGTGGCACCGGAGGACGCACCGCCGCCGCCCGGCGGCTCGCCGCGCGCGCTGCTGCACCTGCTGTTCAACGGCGCCCGCGCGGTGGACGTGGTGCAGACAGCGCTCCAGCTCGGGCTGCTGGACGCGCTGGAGCCGGGCCCCGTCACCCTGGGCGCGCTGGCGGCGCGCCACGGGCTGATACCGGGCCGCCTCTACAAGCTGCTGGACTGCCTGGAGAGCCTCGGCCTGGTGCGGCGCGAGCAGCCCTCCGATGCACTGGACTCCGCGCGCTACACGGCGGTGCCCGGCCTGCGCGCGGCGGCCCAGGCCGTGCTGGGCCCGCACTCGCTGGAGAGAGACCGCGAGCGCTACGCCTGGCGGCAGCTGCACGGGCGCCTGCCGGAAGTGCTGCGCGGCGAGCACGCCATGCCCCCCTCCGACTTCGACTGGCCCCCGCGCACCGCGGAGCAGGTGGAGGGCTTCGAGGCCAGCATGGCCGCGGGCCTGCCGCCGATTCTGGAGACGCTCCGCGCGCACGGCCCGCGCCTGTGGAAGGACGGCGGGCGGCTGCTGGACGTGGGCGGTGGAGACGGGACGCTGGCGGCGCACCTCGTGCGCGAGCACCCCGGCCTCACGGTGGACGTCTACAACCTGCCGGCCACCGCGCCGCTGGTGGCGCGCACGCGCGAGCACCACGGCCTGCCCCCCGAGCGCCTGGGCTTCGTGGGCGGGGACTTCCTGAAGGAGCCGCTGCCGCGCGGGTACGACGCGCTGTCCTTCATCCGC
This DNA window, taken from Pyxidicoccus xibeiensis, encodes the following:
- a CDS encoding response regulator, whose protein sequence is MPISETSADNASLLLVGSERECQRVEETLAKAGLSVKTERAQTAAAVEAALSGTWSLALIGSELPGLGFSEVQAIWRKYGRDLPFVVVSREWSEDTLEASVRVGALDYVTEDRFSRLAPVVRRELRMTADRARHSATAGELVRINYLMENIIDALPFVLFVKDAQTRRLVVANKTFADAFRVTKQWLLGKLDHDYFPKEQADSFVAIDTEILESRKMKSFEEVARADGEDRIFATRKLPLLDENGVARYVLGVTEDITERKQREEMLRASQTELVAANKQLAASLEEVKRTRAVSARSLASYQQRALQMEIIRQQNEDLDRLAQELAIAKRNEEERAREAEAAARLKSEFLANFSHEIRTPLNGIIGYCDLLMREEGNRLTAHGRRDLNVVKTNAKTLLALINDILDLSKIEAGRVEVVTEPVDLQELADECMATVKEYLKGKDVALTTHIDPSTRLLQSDALKLRQIMLNLLSNAAKFTDTGEVALSVVPSGNDVVLTVEDTGVGIPSDQLPFIFEKFRQVDGSTTRKVGGTGLGLAIVRELSRVLGGTVSVTSTLGRGSTFTVRLPQAVENPLAAPSTGAHLERGIPVHEVAQHVGTMAPPGSTVLVVDDDPLMQQLVAGQLEPAGFKVVAAEDGIAALKRARELKPQAILLDIHLPKLDGWSVLSQLKGEPSLSGIPVILISVEEQRARGFSLGACEYLVKPVEPERLVEVVQRCLGQTGTSAQVGEVLVVDDDASTRELVSRNLRRAGFSTAEARSGEDALLKARVSPPALVVLDLMMPNLDGFEVLRRLRAEKLQVPVVVLTGKTLSDEEEALLRDGFAGFVRKGGHALEDVIAQAKGLLLSQRAASASKLPRILYVEDSAQNRDIVRRYLGGLFEVIEAEDGEHGLERATRDAPDLILMDLSLPRLDGWEVTRRFRALPSAANVPVIAVTAHAGREYQDKAHAAGCTAYLTKPLDRDQLLEMIRKHLGRTHG
- a CDS encoding tryptophan 2,3-dioxygenase family protein; translated protein: MNTAPDYSHAEKLLAELSSPLFNPLLKKWVGRGELDYELYLKTPTLLSLQSPEAERIAHDELMFQLVHQAQELWLKLASRETVELVAELDGDVLWGASARLERLTRVLRTLGSELAVLETMTPEVYQVIRRSLGNGSGQESPGYNTFRHAAAGLEAALERLLERREQTLKSVYTPGGPEDLKRICEQLVDVDESFQDWLYAHFQLVRRTIGVDRTVKALDGLPTQVLVGRMTLPLFRQLWDVRVELTAAWRREGGMAPGTERSGCMVGERSVHEAQAAHERAGCMAGERSVHPAQAAGGGCPVVHAVLPPVEP
- a CDS encoding response regulator, whose product is MAEEKARVLVVDDDPDLLDLVQRSLSSYGFEVLTHTSALGVSNLVRSVEPDFVLIDVNFPALKGDKVVNLARQYASQKTKFILYSASDESKLRSLALASGADGYISKSVQGEELAKRLRAFRLKPSPPTPTPAPAT
- a CDS encoding methyltransferase; the protein is MAPEDAPPPPGGSPRALLHLLFNGARAVDVVQTALQLGLLDALEPGPVTLGALAARHGLIPGRLYKLLDCLESLGLVRREQPSDALDSARYTAVPGLRAAAQAVLGPHSLERDRERYAWRQLHGRLPEVLRGEHAMPPSDFDWPPRTAEQVEGFEASMAAGLPPILETLRAHGPRLWKDGGRLLDVGGGDGTLAAHLVREHPGLTVDVYNLPATAPLVARTREHHGLPPERLGFVGGDFLKEPLPRGYDALSFIRVLHDWPADTARALLKAAWDALPSGGRVLVCEEFRTPERLAAQFFWSYFLIGVDTCVSRLREVEHYLRVLDETGFTRAEVLPGPFELVTATKP